The genomic segment AGCGTGAGGCGCTCAAGGCCGACATCCGGGTCAACAAACTCAAGCACCCAATCGTGGTGCTTCCGCCTGGCAACACCGCCGGGCTGCCGCCCTACACGATCCTGGAGGGGCACACCCGCCGCGAGATCCTGCTCGAACTCGGCGAGACGAAGACCGAGGCACTCGTCCGGTTCGACCTGATCGACGCGCCGCGGGCCGCGGTGGACGAGATCTTCTTGTCGGACAACAACGCGCGCCGCCACCCCAGCAAGCTCGACCAGGCGCGGGTCGCCGTGGGCCTGTACAAGTGTCGCCGCGCCAAACAGGGCCGGTCCGTCTCCGGCGACCTGTTCCAGCGCGAAGAACTCCGGGACCAGATCGGGGCCATCTTCGGCATGTCGGGCCGGAACCTCGCTCGCTACCTGTCCGTCCTGGCCGCGCCGATCGAGGTGCAAAACGCGTTAGAGGCCAAAAAGGTCAAGCTGGTGGACGCCGCGAAGGTGGCGGCGATGTCGAAGGACGATCAGGCGCGTCTGGCCGCACGGCTCCAGGCCGGCGAGGACGCGCGGGCGGTGTTCGCCGCGTTCTTCGGCACGAAGTCCAACAAGCACGTCAAGACCGCCGACGCCGTCGCCTGCCTGGCCCGGAGCCTCAATCGCGCCGGGGCCGACTTCACGGACCGGCTCGACAAGGTGAAGCCCGGTCCGGTGCGGGCGAACGCGGACGCCCTCCGCGCGGGCGCGAAGTTGATCCGGGCGCTGCTGGAGCGGATCGACGCCCCGTAGGGCGGTCGCGGCGGTGTCTCGCGGGGCGGGCGTCGGCCCGGCCGCGGTGGGTGGGGCCACCCCGGAGACGATGGCAGGGCGGACACACTGGTGATGCAACTTCCGGTTTTGGGGGCACGAATGTCCGCGCAGAAGTACGGCATCGAGGAGACGTTGTCGGTCGGTGAGTTGATTGAGCGCTGGGCGAACGCGGCGTGGCCGGGATATACGGCGACGGGTACGGTGCGGCACGGGCTACCTCACCGAGGGGGCGATGACGTACCCGACTCCGACGTCGGTGGTGGTGGTAAGCGCGCCCGTCTTCGTCGCGGACGAGGCGCAAGACCCGCGTGGTGGGATCGGGGGACTTTGAGTTTACCGACGCCCATCTGTTACGTGCCGAGAGTGGCAACTGCCGAGAGGCGGTACCCGAACGACTATCTAATCAAGAGAGGTCCGAAGTCATGTCGAAGCATCTTGTCGAGAACGAGGAAGTGGAGTTCGACATCGTCGCGGTTCTGGACGAGATCCAGTTCACCGACCCATCGCTCTGGTTCGTCCTGATCGCCGGTGGGACGGTCGGCGGGTGCATGGACGCTACGGGAGCCTACATCATGTCGCGCTGCCTGGTTGAAGTGGAGACCAGGCACGCGTTCAACGCGGCGGGCCGATTCGTGCGCGTCCCCCACTCCGAGTGGGCCAAGAGCACCGCAAAAGCCAAGCGGGTTCGCGACCGCGTCCGCCGGGCGCTCCGTGCCGGGCAACAGGCCGGTGCGGAGTTCGTGCTCTGCTACCACATCGAGGGCGATCCCCGCTGGTATCTGGAATGGTCCGACAACCACGACCAAGAATCGGCGGTCGAGGCCCTCAAGCAGTACCTGAGGTCCATGCCTTGGGTGTGAACGGCTCCCGACGAATCCCAGGGAGTGGGTGCGAGCTGCGACAGAACTCTCACCGCGAGGTGGAATCCGATGGCGAGGACGAACGGCGCGACAACCGCGACGGTCGCGAAGAAGCCGCGGCTGTCGCTGACCAGCATGGCGGACCTGTGCGACGAGAGCACCGAGCCCGACTGGCT from the Frigoriglobus tundricola genome contains:
- a CDS encoding ParB/RepB/Spo0J family partition protein, translating into MKKKRPDEPQPTTARLENLRLADLRPHPDQGDYFPNYGKPEREALKADIRVNKLKHPIVVLPPGNTAGLPPYTILEGHTRREILLELGETKTEALVRFDLIDAPRAAVDEIFLSDNNARRHPSKLDQARVAVGLYKCRRAKQGRSVSGDLFQREELRDQIGAIFGMSGRNLARYLSVLAAPIEVQNALEAKKVKLVDAAKVAAMSKDDQARLAARLQAGEDARAVFAAFFGTKSNKHVKTADAVACLARSLNRAGADFTDRLDKVKPGPVRANADALRAGAKLIRALLERIDAP